A DNA window from Anastrepha obliqua isolate idAnaObli1 chromosome 5, idAnaObli1_1.0, whole genome shotgun sequence contains the following coding sequences:
- the LOC129248835 gene encoding gustatory receptor for bitter taste 22e-like produces MCALKTYRLRRRISQVFLKSTFVSSICFGLLPFYYNQRQQRFITSKWISIYNIFINVIFVAMMSFVLPMFSYFEDPLETDEPLIKILNRFTSYASLSAVILTWCVNWTGRQKLQLLFNEFATIEADYFCRYKHLVNECAIFDCYLLWKGFAIVLQNTSYIYTTTLAVNASWIFFLWMCLMALLTNVIFLVLAHFFLAVLYTYRFIWVLNRRLQTIADIEVQRRHCRLLVVEIDTIASIYLRLIRLCEAYTRIHQFQLLLVVACVTACNIEVLFYIRLLWSGKTFALNAANVLAVAQIFFVNVLDFWLTITICELAVVTSRTTLEILRGFSEKTELAIPVERSLECFAILCCSKKLQFHLCGLFDINHLSGLKVLMTMILYLIYLVQYHNENE; encoded by the exons ATGTGCGCTTTAAAAACATACCGCCTTCGTAGGCGCATCTCACAAGTTTTTCTCAAATCTACCTTTGTGTCTTCCATCTGCTTTGGACTCCTCCCTTTTTACTACAACCAGCGACAGCAACGATTCATCACTTCGAAATGGATTagtatttacaatatatttataaatgtcATATTCGTGGCTATGATGTCATTTGTTTTGCCAATGTTTTCTTATTTCGAAGACCCTTTAGAAACCGACGAGCCTCTCATTAAGATACTCAATCGCTTCACGTCATACGCCAGCCTTAGTGCAGTAATTTTAACGTGGTGTGTCAATTGGACTGGTCGTCAGAAATTACAGCTGCTATTCAATGAGTTTGCCACAATCGAAGCCGATTACTTTTGTCGTTATAAACATTTGGTCAACGAATGTGCGATTTTCGACTGTTATTTGCTTTGGAAAGGTTTTGCCATTGTACTACAAAACACCTCATATATTTACACAACAACGTTAGCCGTGAATGCTAGTTGGATATTTTTTCTATGGATGTGCCTAATGGCATTGCTAACAAATGTAATATTTCTCGTTTTGGCACACTTCTTCCTCGCTGTGCTGTACACTTATCGATTTATTTGGGTATTGAATAGACGTCTACAAACTATTGCCGATATTGAAGTGCAGCGGCGTCACTGCCGCCTTTTGGTCGTGGAAATCGATACCATCGCATCTATTTATTTGCGCCTGATACGTCTGTGCGAAGCCTACACACGCATACATCAGTTTCAGCTGCTGCTGGTTGTTGCCTGCGTGACCGCCTGCAACATCGaggtattattttatatacgtTTGCTTTGGAGTGGCAAGACATTCGCGCTGAATGCGGCAAACGTGTTGGCAGTAGCGCAAATattctttgtaaatgttttgGACTTCTGGTTGACGATCACAATTTGTGAGTTAGCGGTGGTAACTTCGCGAACGACATTGGAAATATTGCGCGGTTTCAGTGAAAAAACGGAGCTGGCGATACCTGTGGAGCgaagt CTGGAATGTTTCGCGATCCTTTGCTGCAGTAAAAAGTTGCAATTCCATTTGTGTGGACTATTTGATATTAACCACTTGAGTGGCTTAAAAGTTTTAATGACCATGATATTATACCTTATTTATTTAGTGCAGTACCACaatgaaaatgaataa
- the LOC129248836 gene encoding putative gustatory receptor 22a, whose amino-acid sequence MTSRYRAGLARFLYNATMWFAIAFGILPFRYNTKLQQITPSKYYLIYSVFMNALIVIASVCAWPWKEFLDLDLLSNYKLMEILTRVTVVLNIYTLTIIFCIKFRAYKSVLDIFNEFAAIERVYYAKYAALARKCTTYDNYIILKGLATFLQNISFIFILFVTPIESNVNPVVVLAFAIILGNIIFLVVLLFYNCVITTYRYIWILQRRLQNIADYGAKSRHSSVVTREIYEIAAAYMRLLKVCKGFGRVYGHQLLISIGAIMCANIQTLYYLRILWSGKVTELALLDTFYIFQSVAINIFDFWLNISVCELALGVARDMAQSLRSFTNFAQLDVELERSLEVLATVCRKNVPEFRLCGLIDLNHLNGLKTLQTMILYLIYLVQFSYKDF is encoded by the exons ATGACGTCACGCTACCGAGCCGGTCTTGCGCGTTTTCTTTACAACGCTACAATGTGGTTCGCCATTGCATTTGGAATACTGCCCTTCCGGTATAATACAAAATTGCAACAAATTACACCATCGAAATATTATTTGATCTACAGCGTTTTTATGAACGCACTCATAGTGATTGCTTCCGTATGTGCTTGGCCCTGGAAAGAATTTCTAGATTTGGATCTGCTAAGTAACTACAAACTTATGGAAATACTCACCAGAGTTACAGTAGTGCTAAATATTTATACGCTCACCATTatcttttgtattaaatttcgcGCATACAAATCCGTGCTGGACATTTTCAATGAGTTTGCCGCCATCGAACGCGTCTACTACGCCAAGTATGCCGCTTTAGCACGAAAATGTACCACTTAcgacaattatattatattgaaaGGTCTggcaacatttttacaaaatatctcCTTCATCTTTATACTATTTGTTACTCCAATTGAGTCAAATGTAAATCCAGTGGTGGTGCTAGCCTTTGCTATAATATTGggcaatataatttttcttgtgGTGCTACTCTTTTACAATTGTGTCATAACCACTTACCGTTATATTTGGATACTGCAACGAAGATTGCAAAATATTGCAGATTATGGCGCCAAAAGCAGGCACAGCAGTGTTGTAACGCGGGAAATATATGAAATTGCAGCCGCGTATATGCGTTTGTTGAAGGTCTGTAAAGGATTCGGCCGAGTCTACGGCCACCAGTTGCTGATCAGCATTGGCGCTATTATGTGTGCTAATATACAGACCCTCTACTATTTACGCATACTTTGGAGCGGAAAAGTTACAGAGTTAGCTTTGTTAGATACTTTCTATATCTTTCAGTCGgttgcaataaatatttttgatttttggctCAACATTAGTGTTTGCGAATTAGCGTTGGGCGTTGCACGAGACATGGCGCAGTCGCTGAGGAGTTTCACTAACTTTGCGCAATTGGATGTGGAGCTCGAAAGAAGT TTGGAGGTTCTAGCTACCGTATGCCGAAAAAATGTGCCGGAATTCCGCTTGTGCGGTTTGATCGACTTGAATCACTTGAACGGCCTAAAAACTTTGCAGACAatgattttgtatttaatttacttaGTGCAGTTTAGCTATAAAGACTTTTGA